TCTAGATATGATACTGTGTTAACTGACATATAATGCTTTATGTTTTTTTGTCGTATAAATTCGGGACAGGTTTGTTCATTTGCTTGATGTTTCCCTGCACAATTAATGCAGGAAACATCTGTCTCGTCGCAATTAGAGCCTGAGTGGTCCCCGGTGCATTTAAAGCACCTGGGTTTGCTTCTGCATTGAACCCTGGTATGACCAAAACGACAACAGTTAAAACACTGAATTGTTGGGAATATGTACTGGTCAACAGGCAGTGAGGAAAAAAAGGAATAAATTCGGGGAGGAAGAGCTTGACCATCGAATGTAAGGACTACCGTCTGAGTGGGCAACCATTTAGGGCCTTCAAGTGATGTAACTTTGCGGCTAAGCCGGCGAGACCGAATGATTGGAccaaagccttcaggaactctTAAATTTCCTACAATCTCTTCATGCGACCATTCGCAGGGAATGCCTTTGACAATGCCCATTTTGGTGATATTGTATGTTGGGATAGATAAAACATAATCATGTAATATAATTGGATTACACAAAAATGAGTTTGCCGCACCAGGTGTTTTGAATGTCACTGCCAATCGATTTCGCCCTATTCGTTTAATGCCAtcatccaaaatattttttaaattatttctgaATAGAAAATTCCCAAATTTGATGGGGTGAAGAGTGGAGCCAGAGTTGGGAGTTTCTTTTTGTTGGACATGTACCAGAAAAGGACCTGCATCCTGATCCTGGTAATTGTTTCTGCCTATTATATGGTTATTCTGTTGAGAATGTTGGATCACCGGAACTGGAGGAGCTTGCGTTAAAATTTCTTGAAAAGCAGTGGTAATGTGCATTTTAGGAGAGGATTTGGTCtttaataaatgtttgttaatttttttctgaGTTTTTCTATTTGTTACTAGTTTAAATGACTCAAATTCTTTTACATGTTGGTTAGATATGAAATTATCAGCCTCTATTAAGGTCAATAAAGGATTGGACTGAGATTGTGGAGTGGCTGGGGGAGGATCAGGGTCAGGAGCTGGTTCCGTCTCCATAGTTTATGAATATGCAAATGGACTTACCCCTATATAATATATACACTAATCACACTAAATTACTAATTTACaacaatttttttacaaaatatacacaaactaacaataaaatacgaattaaataaaaacagataGACCGCCCTTTTCAACTTCCCGCCAAAAAGTCCATAAAAAAGTTCAAAGGTTCTCAAAAGTTTTTGGGTATGGTAAGTTAAGATTTCGCCAAACTTTAATGCAATGGTTATAATACTACACATCTTGTTTATGGTTTATTCAGGTATTGTGATGGATCATCGGTAAAATATAACTGTCAGTGGAGAAAAGGCGAGGCGTTGTTTTTTggattatttttgtattaaatttttaattaatctcATTAGACTGTgtaaaattgctatttattaattattctgAAGTACACTGTATCAGAATGGCTACTTTGGATGACAAAATCTTAGGTGAAAAGCTACACAATTACTGTAGTAGCAGTGAAGACGAAGGTGATTCTGAGTACGAAGATAGCAGAAGTGGAGACGAAGAAGGTAACCCGCCTGCTCCGCAGCAGAGTGCCGCACCAGCGCCCGTCAACAGTTGGAATGGCACAGCCAGCAACACTGGCCCCAAAGGAGTTTTGGAAGACTGGCGAAGATACAAACAATTGGAAGCTGAGAACCGTGCAGAATTGGAAAAAGAACGCATCGCATTAGCTAAAAAGCTCACATTATCTGTAAAACCTGAACGAGAAGAGgctgaagaaaagaaaatagAAGAACTGGAAGATGAATTGAATGAGTTGGCTGATGAAGACTTTTTGCTAAAGTATCAACAACAGAGGATGCAAGAGTTGATGAATCAGTTACAGAAAGCACCCAAATTCGGTAAAGTGGTGACTTTGAATACTCAGGATGAGTTTTTGAATGCAATCGATAAAGAGGACCAGAAAGTCACAGTTGTCATTCATATTTACAGCAGTAAGTCCATAGCATGTGAGACTATGGATGGTTGTCTGAATGTGTTGGCAACAGAGTACCCTATGACGAAGTTTTGTCGTATATCAGTGGATGTGACGGGTCTGAGTCGTCATTTCCGTGTTGATGGGGTCCCTGCGCTGCTTGTGTACAAAGGTGGTCAGATAATTGGAAACTTTGTGCAGCTCGCCACAGAGTTGGGAAATGATTTCTTTGCCACAGACGTAGAACGGTTTCTTATAGAGTACGGAATGTTACCTGAGAAGTAGTGTAATTTATTGTTATCTGCTTTAAATGCAGTATTATCACTTACTATGGCCTTGAACGCATGATGTCAGTGTCTGTATGATAGACAGTAGACTGTACCTAATTTTTGTTCTTAAAAACACTAACATAATGTTTATTATTAGTTGGTATATTGTGGTGTACAAACTTTATCTTGTTTGTGACTTGTCACCCAATTAAAATAGAATATGAATTAATTTAATGTCTCTTTGTAATTACAGTTCTGTTTATCCTTGAATTGATTTTGAACATGTTTTATTGGTAGGTGATACACTACAGAAACATACACTTAACTATTTAAGGTTTTAATGTAATTAGAATGTTAGAATGTAAGATTAGTTCTGGTATTTTTTTAGATAatccatatttttttaagttcctGGCAATTTTTTACGTCCACCATACTTTCGGCTGCACTCCTGCATTGTCAAATACTGTagacattttgaaaaaatgtaccTGTTAAGATTTTTGTCAAGTGTGTAGTTGTTACAATGCATTTTACACATTATTTATAAGTGTGCTGTAATATTAGATGTAATACAAGATGTGTTGCTTTTGCAAATGTCTAGTAATATTAACTTATTCCACCGTCAACTCTGTGTCGTCATTATGTAATGTCTTCATAAGCTTTATCTACTTAGGGAaatgaaaaaaactttttaGCCATTTATACTTTTTTCTAAATATGTATATGAGGGTAGAAGCTTAACTTTTTTGGAAAGACTGTATGAATATAATCTTGATAGATCATAATGAATTTACATGGTAGTAGCCTTTTTATAAGTATCATCAATCTTCTACCTACTATGGGTGCAAATTATAACTATGGTGATCTCATGGTGGAATTTTCCATTCAATCCAGTTAATTGTATGTTAAACTAAGCATTTATTTGTGGCTAATATTGATTAACCCAGATGtccgaaaataaaaaaatctttgtcaTACCTATTTGTTTCATTATGAAGAATGAAAAACCACATGTATTTAACTAAGAATTTATTCAaaagacaataaaattatgtcCTTAACATAGTAGTTATACACTTAGCATTGTTCTTTATAAACTTATTCACTTATTGCTATCAAAGACAATCATTCTTAAAATTCACGTCATATCCATCAACCCACCTTATagattcaaaaataaattagctattaatttacaaaatattcacGAAGAACTAGTACGAAGATACACATTATTATAATACTGTATTAGCAACTAGTCTTGTCTAAATTGatatattttcaaatattttctaCTAATAACACTAACtacaaaacatttaaaatagaTATAATCATAGAAACAAGTGGATTAAACGGGTACAGCATTGCTATTACCAAAACTGAGTTAGATAAGATAATATTTGATATAACTGTATGTGCTGCATGAACCTATAAAATGGATTGCCAAACTAAAGTGCCCCAAACGCAACGTACGACGTTGTACATAAACCGTTAGCACAACTCCACGACTTCGTCTGTCATCTCTGTGCGCCTGCGCTTAGGCGGCTTGACGGTGTTCTCATCTTCATCCTCCTCGATGATTTCCATGTCGCTGTCGCTGTCAGCGCGAGTCCTGGTTCTGGAAGGACCAGGTTTCGGCTCGGAACCGTTGGATCCGTTCGCTGGTTTTTCCTCCTCTTTAGGCGCCGGCATGGGGGCGTCAGTGTCAGTGACCAGACGCCAGGATTTCTCTTCATCTTCTTGCTGAAGTCTGACTCTGACTTCGTAGTTTTGCAGGAAGTCATCCACGAGCAACGCGCAGCCGTCGTTCAAGCCGATCTCTTCTAAGGTCTTGTCGTTGTTGTGATCGGTTTCTCCGGGCTCTGAGGATAGGACTACCAGTCCTTTGCCCTCGACGGTGGCGTCGGGAGCCTGCATGTTGAGGCCTTCTTTGAACGCGGCGGTCAGATCTTTGAGTGTCAGCTGTTTGAGATTGCAAGCGAGACCCACTTCGGGTTTGGGGGCGCAGACGTAGCATTTTGGGTTCGGTGGGGTGAGAGCTGAAAAGAAAGCAGTTATATTATAGGGGCGTCTGTCGCATGCTTATCATATGAAAGTATATTGAAATGATACTTCTGATAACATACAGGGTAAAGATTGTTAGCCAAAGAACTCGTTAGGGAGGGAGGAAGGGATAACAGAAGTTAATTTATTACCAAGGATTGAAACTTAATTACAGTTATGAATTGATTTTTGGCCTCTGCTAAAACTGCGCGCCGTTCTGTATCGAAAAATATCAAAAGCAGCGCATGTGACGTGATTCCACACGCGTGCGGGAGGCATGCATTTCCTTGCATTAATGTGTCAATTTTGTGCACTTGCGCCAGTTTTAGCCGAGGCCCTGAGAGGCAGTGTTAACACATCCATTGGTACATTGGTTTCCAAAGAGGGGGGCATCGGAAACCTgagaccgctgagagaatgcattccagactgctcgatacgacctgTACGATCTTTGAATGTACAATTAATTTAGGTTGTTTATGTCAGCAATACGCGCCGACCGCGGCGCGGTGGTATCAACTTACAGCaaactttatttcgatatttcATTGATTTTACATTTAGTGTTTATTCGGTCAGCAAACCAACCACGCGTAATCACTCATACCTTTTCACCATTTCGCACCATTTTAACCTAAGTAGTTTAGACTTTGTAATAGTGTTAGTTATTGCAATAAACTCCTTGTCATAGCAACCAGTGACTTTCCATCCACCATTCCTTTCTTTGAATGTGCGTACCGTacacgaccaataaataatcttgactggaggagggggggcgcggaattttttgtacggtcgaaagggggcgcgtctcaaataagtttgggaaccaatgcatTAGTATATCGAGGACCTAGTTATCATTGAGCCATCAATATACTCACTGATCTCCGGCACGAACAGCTGCCCGCGGTGGTTGACCTTGGGCCGGAGGTACACGCTGCCGCAGCGCGCCAGCTCGCCGCGAAGGACCGCTTGCGCTCGCAGCACCGCCAGACCAGCCACGATCGCGTTGGCCGTCGCAATGGCTGGGATTATGTTGCCGGCCATCGCTTGAGAGATTTGTAGATAGACTTATTACATGCCACGCAatagcaatgagggctatcgttttagcgctcaccagttagcgccactgtagagtaaggtcctgtcacttgctagtagcgaagacagtggcaccaactggtgagtgctaaagtggtaggaggactatcgcatttgcactcatcaagatggccactgtagagtaaggtcctgtcaatcacTAGGGGTGCCAAGCCAACTGTTAAGTagaaaaacgatagccctcattactatacttttttttttaaattgaaaaatagcTCGACCTAGCCCAGGACAGGAAGAAAAGGAGCAGGATGGAGGAGGCTTTTGCCCATACAGAGTGCCAACAACAGTGAATGGACAGATGCTTCTAACTAACTCAATTTATAAACTGTAATTTGTAAAGTTTtggaaataaaagctttttacataattttttgacataattttccTGATTGTGTCTTCTCCTATTGTCCTAATTCCAATGTTACTTTCTCAGTCAAATACTTTTTCGAGTAGTCTTAACTCTTATGATGAATTTTGTAGTATAAATTCTAGATTGGTTGGACTTTGAAGAAGGATAGACACTTTTTATGTGAAACAGGTAATCAATAGTAAATTTCtcaagttagaaataaaatattgtttttgtatttcTCCATTAGCTTCTGCATGATACTACCCACAGGTTCCCTTTATCTCCAGTCTTCTAAATATCTCACCGACCAAATTTCGTACcgcctataataataataaatactctttattgcacaccaaagaacagaacagaaagaaaaggaacacataaaGTACGTATAAGTAtaactaggcggtcttatcgctatgaagcgatctcttccagacaacctatatTCATCAGAAACAATGTAGGAGTAGGATTTTAATGatgaaagaaattttcaaattattccAGTAGTTTCAGAGCCTGTTTAATACAAAGAAACAGATAAATCTCTcctcttcataattttaattagtgtaaataaaactcacattTGATTTCGAAGCGCGACTTCTGCGGGATGTTGAAGATGTGCGCGCGAATGTTCGCGCACGCCGTCACGAAGTCCATGGCGCTTTTCTCATCCTTGTCCCACACCAGGTGGTCGCCGTCCGGCCTTCCTTTCAGGTCCGCCTGGAGAGCCTTGCAGCTGGCTGCGAAAACCTGCAAGTAAAGTAAagacactataatccgggccttttcaaggcgagagtgaataggcacctACAGGGcagatgtaccatcctagactgcatctcgctTAACACCacgtgcgattgcggtcaaatacctgccttgttatgcataaaaaaccggccaagtgcgagtcggactcgcgcaccgagggttccgtacaaacctgcaaggtttacaaagttcgttcattacgacaatcgagtcataactatggtatttttattgcaaaatgaaattcataacattccaatggggaaagatggaggagcataaatttaagacaaagatctctttatcgtttaagtaatcctttattttatattaacacaTATCATTTATCTATAATATAACTGAAACACTTATACTAGCCTTGCAGCAGACTTGCGaaagttcttttattaaagttatttatttactaagtttttTAGTCACTATTTAGAAATCTGGTTCAAGGTTTGGTTTGGTTTggttttcacgggttaaaggcaattagatctaagtatttgatatgaatttcaacttgatagctctacgcgttcatgaggaaaaaagtaataagtttatatttattaaaaaatatatattttgtaatgtaactaaaaatttaaggttttcggaatttttcctttatgtgtgctataaaacgttgcttcatgccaaatttcaagattctaggtcgactggaagtaccctttaggttttgattcccttgcgagtacttgcgagttttaaaatatgcagcttaaattgctgtttcttttgattgcgttgacatagaagtttgattttgttacagcttaaaggtattatagacctgagtatttggtatgaatttcaatttaatacctctacgcgtttatgaggaaatgggtagtaagtttaaaattattaaaaaaaaatatattatgtgatgtaactaaaaatttatggttttcgtaatttttcctttatctatgctataagacgttgcttcgtaccaaatttcaagattctgagttcacgggaagcaccctgtaggttttgattcccttgcaagtgtcgaaaatttgcggcataaacggctgtatcttttgattgcgttggcttagaagtttgattttttcacagcttcaagggacagtagacctgagtaattgatataaatttcagcttcatacctccacgcgttcctgagaaaaagggtcttgacagacggacggacggacaacaaagtgatcctataagggttccgttttttccttttgaggtacggaaccctaaaaatgatgCTGTTTTAGCAGTTCTGCAGTTGTTCTCTTAAGTTATTGTCATTGTGTATATTGTTATACGGTTTTGCCAGAGAAATAGGATAGGACCACCCCCTCTTTCCGTGGATGTCATAAGAGGCGACTAATGGAGAAACATACGAAAATCAGGCCTCCTCAACTGTGTGTGTGGGAGTGTATACCAAATCCTTATATACctctaaattagagagggtcttcCTCCTACAGCAAAGATTATATGACatgatgatatttttacaagctaGACCTCATCGGCCGTTATTTTTGAGAAAATCAGCGAACATCTTTAAGAAtttaaatgaataataaaatttaagccGAAAGTAGAATTATTTGTAACTAGTTGTTTTACCTGTGCACACTCATGTACAGTCCACACCCTCTGATCAGGTAGCCCAGAATGCTGTGCTTGCGGCGCATCCTTTCCCGGCAAATTGTCCCATGTCAAAGGCGTAGGAGGCCGCCGTTTTTTCCACAGATTCTCCATTGACAGCAAATAACGGATATCATCTCCAAACAGCTTTGAAAACAGCTTCTCAGGATCGTAGTTTGTGTCTGCCGCCCACTGTCTTGTGCTTTTTCGTTCAACGTTTCCGGCTGATGTGCCTTCCGATGATAAAGCTGAAGCTCCTGCTTCTCCAGCCGCTTCAGGGTCTGCGGTGTCAGGGCTCACGTCTTGGTCAGGGTCTTCCTCACCAAAGAGCTGGTTGAAGAGATGCTTGGCCCATACGATGCAGTGGATGGGCTCAGACGGAGTGTTACGGATGGTGCAGCCAGGGAAAGTCTTTTGTGGTGCTTTTGGCTGGCATTCGTAGCATTGGGTGAGGCCTTTTTTGATGAGCTCCACCTGTAAGAATCAGGCAAATTATACATTTAACTGTGGGTGTACtaactgtggcatcttatccAGTCTTAATAGGGCTAGTTGTGCAACAAAAAACTAAAATCTGATGTGATCTGTACAATAAATTGAAACTCTAAGGCTACTTGCTTTTGGGACATTTAGGCTCAATCAAAGTACtcttaaaagtaggtacctaattattgAATTGATGGAATATTTCTTGGACTCATCGTACTTAATATTACAAGGCGAACGTTTGTGATTGTGTATGTTttttacttcttcacgtctatgtggctggagcgattttaagaaaatttggtatggagctagctgacaccctggactAACACATAGGGTACGTTTTAGCGCGGGTAACATCGCGGGGCACAACTAGTATACAATAAATGACTAagacccagaacagacggtgaaacgtaactgcaacgaaactgcaactgttagttacttttgagttgcatctaagtttctgccatagcgactagtttaaaaactttcagtttcagtttcattcatcagaatgatcagaaagttgcagtttcgttgcagttgcgtttcaccgtctgttctgggcctaagtgatGAAGTTATAAAAATCTCACCTGCCCAGCGTATCCAGCTGTGCCAGTCTCGATGAGCGGCACATTAGCAGCGAGACACATTCTGTTCACGTGGTTGCGCGCCACACGGTTGTCCAGAGCGTTCATTACAAGGTTGAACTGTTTGAAGTAGCTCACACCATAATCATTGCTGcaagaaaaacaataaaactaaaaataactcAAACAGTAAAtagaataaatataaatataatgaaTATAGACAGGTTCTTGACACTTAAAACATTTAAGcactcctgcacacgacgccgccgccgcgccgcccccgcgcctttgcactgcttatacgcgccgcgtgaagcccgctgccgcgccgccgccgcgccgctggtgaaattatgctttgatggcgcggcggcggcgcggtggcggcgtcgtgtgcaggagcgttTACTCATCCTATAATCCCATGTAATGTAATAAACAActgaaaatttatttatgtttacatATTGATTATTCACATAACTGTTAtggtttaatttgattaaaatggcagataagtgatttttaaattccaaattttttataatatagtctggtccgtgagcacgtagaattttgtccaatgacctcaagctacccatcattattgctcgcgcgtaattatgttgctattgcgctcgcacactcactgcgggtgccagttgcacagtcgcgacagcaatataattacgcgcgagcgataaggatgggtagctagggctcattggacaaaattctaagtgctcacggaccgggctttaataaaattaatattttaaacgaaAGCTTGTTACAAACCTTATTACACTGTCATGGTGTGCCACAATGTTAACATTAGGGTTGAAGGTGAGGGCACTGTCTTTGGCCACCTGTGCCTTGGATTTGCCCACATGCTCTTTGTGGAATAGGAATTGACGGTTCAAGTTGCTCACATCAATTGTGTCGAGATCAATCTGGAAATTTTGAAGTTGGATTAACTGTATCTACTACATAACTAGCGTAGGATAACTTAGAGTTATGGCCAATCAATTGATATACATACTAGATAGATGCTAAAAAATTATCTCTCTAAGATGTTTAAGTTTTTAGAGGATTGATGTTTACAAGAGTCAATCAATATTCATGAAAACCTTCATCCAATGGTTGGGCATGAgttaacccacttgttactagcgttcttttaaaagaacgctagtttttacataaatatttttactaatgtgggtagtttaaacaattttaatatGCAACATTTGAAAGATGAGGTGTGTCGCAGTACTGTCCAAGTCTTATAAGTACACTgacgtaaataactataaagttttGGAGCGATTGTTTTGAGATAAATTTATCGTGACTGATTTTAAGGTAAGTGATAGAAAAAGTGAATTccgtaacaagtgggttaataACACTAATGCCATGAAAAAGagggttaaaaacaaaaactgaaAATGCTCAACCTCTTCCGTTTCTACTTTTTCAACCAAATATTACGCTTTCCTACGTGCGTCTACGTCACGAATCGTCACAAAAACAGTTAACGTGGTGTATTGCCAGTTAGAACAGGAGTTAAGAAAGCAGACTTTGACGGTATTCTTGATAAGGTCACAGAAGAATactcacaatttctatttgtgGAAAGCCGGTAAGCACGAGATTCTTCAGAATTTCACAACCTATACCGCCGGCGCCAACTACCAGGATTTTGGAGTTGGCGATTGCCTCTGTCAATTTCTCATCAAACACGCCGGCTACTCGGGCaaccattataataaattaatactttctTACAACAAAACAGTGAATCAagcaattttgcaaaattctacAATGAAAACGCAAACGAATGGATCTGTGAAATCACCACAACTGTCAAATCTAGCGTCAGTTCCTTGGATCGTTcagaaatttttataaa
The DNA window shown above is from Ostrinia nubilalis chromosome 13, ilOstNubi1.1, whole genome shotgun sequence and carries:
- the LOC135077403 gene encoding phosducin-like protein, translated to MATLDDKILGEKLHNYCSSSEDEGDSEYEDSRSGDEEGNPPAPQQSAAPAPVNSWNGTASNTGPKGVLEDWRRYKQLEAENRAELEKERIALAKKLTLSVKPEREEAEEKKIEELEDELNELADEDFLLKYQQQRMQELMNQLQKAPKFGKVVTLNTQDEFLNAIDKEDQKVTVVIHIYSSKSIACETMDGCLNVLATEYPMTKFCRISVDVTGLSRHFRVDGVPALLVYKGGQIIGNFVQLATELGNDFFATDVERFLIEYGMLPEK
- the LOC135077402 gene encoding SUMO-activating enzyme subunit 2 — encoded protein: MVARVAGVFDEKLTEAIANSKILVVGAGGIGCEILKNLVLTGFPQIEIIDLDTIDVSNLNRQFLFHKEHVGKSKAQVAKDSALTFNPNVNIVAHHDSVISNDYGVSYFKQFNLVMNALDNRVARNHVNRMCLAANVPLIETGTAGYAGQVELIKKGLTQCYECQPKAPQKTFPGCTIRNTPSEPIHCIVWAKHLFNQLFGEEDPDQDVSPDTADPEAAGEAGASALSSEGTSAGNVERKSTRQWAADTNYDPEKLFSKLFGDDIRYLLSMENLWKKRRPPTPLTWDNLPGKDAPQAQHSGLPDQRVWTVHECAQVFAASCKALQADLKGRPDGDHLVWDKDEKSAMDFVTACANIRAHIFNIPQKSRFEIKSMAGNIIPAIATANAIVAGLAVLRAQAVLRGELARCGSVYLRPKVNHRGQLFVPEITLTPPNPKCYVCAPKPEVGLACNLKQLTLKDLTAAFKEGLNMQAPDATVEGKGLVVLSSEPGETDHNNDKTLEEIGLNDGCALLVDDFLQNYEVRVRLQQEDEEKSWRLVTDTDAPMPAPKEEEKPANGSNGSEPKPGPSRTRTRADSDSDMEIIEEDEDENTVKPPKRRRTEMTDEVVELC